In one window of Streptomyces roseofulvus DNA:
- a CDS encoding histidine phosphatase family protein, with protein MGLRVTLVAAARSSSLLAERFDDDRPLDEAGWYEVQHAAPALLPLGAAELRYCSPTQRSRATGTALGYAPLAQPALRDCDMGRWRGLTLAEVAALEPAAVDAWLADARSAPHGGEPLLAFISRIGGWLDTRPDGDPAGGDVTVVAVAEPSVVRAALVYALRAAPATYWSVDVRPLSTVTLIGRPGAWHLHLDAPALR; from the coding sequence ATGGGTCTTCGGGTCACGCTGGTCGCGGCGGCGCGCAGCTCCTCCCTGCTCGCCGAACGCTTCGACGACGACCGGCCGCTCGACGAGGCCGGATGGTACGAGGTACAGCACGCCGCGCCCGCCCTCCTCCCGCTCGGCGCGGCCGAACTCCGCTACTGCTCCCCGACGCAGCGCAGCCGCGCCACCGGCACCGCCCTCGGCTACGCCCCGCTCGCCCAGCCCGCCCTCCGCGACTGCGACATGGGCCGCTGGCGCGGCCTCACCCTCGCCGAGGTCGCCGCCCTCGAACCGGCCGCCGTCGACGCCTGGCTCGCCGACGCCCGCTCCGCCCCGCACGGCGGCGAACCCCTCCTCGCCTTCATCTCCCGCATCGGCGGCTGGCTCGACACCCGCCCGGACGGCGACCCCGCCGGCGGCGACGTCACCGTCGTCGCCGTCGCCGAGCCCTCCGTCGTCCGCGCCGCCCTCGTCTACGCCCTCCGGGCCGCCCCCGCCACCTACTGGAGCGTCGACGTCCGCCCCCTCTCCACCGTCACCCTCATCGGCCGCCCCGGCGCCTGGCACCTCCACCTGGACGCCCCGGCGCTGCGCTGA
- a CDS encoding methyltransferase → MTTPWGDVTLTRHPEDPRDPLRAWDAADEYLLNHLAETGTGLSGTVAVLGDRWGALVTALHAAGAGELVQISDSYLGREATRANLARAGAAPDAVRLLTTQDPPPERIDVLLVRVPKSLALLEDQLHRLAPAVHADTVIVGTGMVKEIHTSTLTLFERILGPTRTSLAVKKARLIHTTPDPAAAPGPNPWPYRYALPADTPAPGLAGRTVANQAGVFCADRLDIGTRFLLGHLPRGLGHARVADLGCGNGVVGLAVALAEPDAELLFTDESYQAVASAEENFRTHAGEDRTAEFTVGDGLADVPAGSLDLVLNNPPFHSHQATTDRTARRMFSDARRALRPGGELWVVGNRHLGYHVTLRRIFGTSELVASDPKFVVLRAVKR, encoded by the coding sequence TTGACCACGCCATGGGGCGACGTCACGCTCACCCGCCACCCCGAGGACCCGCGCGATCCGCTGCGCGCCTGGGACGCGGCCGACGAGTACCTGCTGAACCACCTGGCCGAGACCGGCACCGGCCTCTCCGGCACCGTCGCCGTCCTCGGCGACCGCTGGGGAGCCCTCGTCACCGCGCTCCACGCCGCCGGGGCCGGGGAACTCGTCCAGATCTCCGACTCGTACCTGGGCCGCGAGGCCACCCGCGCCAACCTCGCCCGCGCCGGGGCCGCCCCCGACGCCGTCCGGCTCCTCACCACCCAGGACCCGCCGCCCGAGCGGATCGACGTCCTCCTCGTCCGCGTCCCCAAGAGCCTCGCGCTCCTGGAGGACCAGCTGCACCGGCTCGCCCCCGCCGTCCACGCGGACACGGTGATCGTCGGCACCGGCATGGTCAAGGAGATCCACACCTCCACCCTGACCCTCTTCGAGCGGATCCTCGGCCCCACCCGCACCTCGCTCGCGGTGAAGAAGGCCCGGCTCATCCACACCACCCCCGACCCGGCCGCCGCGCCCGGGCCGAACCCCTGGCCGTACCGGTACGCCCTCCCGGCCGACACCCCCGCGCCCGGCCTCGCCGGCCGCACGGTCGCCAACCAGGCGGGCGTCTTCTGCGCCGACCGCCTCGACATCGGCACCCGCTTCCTCCTCGGCCACCTGCCGCGCGGCCTCGGCCACGCGCGCGTGGCGGACCTCGGCTGCGGCAACGGCGTCGTCGGCCTCGCGGTGGCCCTCGCCGAGCCCGACGCCGAACTGCTCTTCACCGACGAGTCGTACCAGGCCGTCGCCTCCGCCGAGGAGAACTTCCGCACCCACGCGGGCGAGGACCGCACGGCGGAGTTCACCGTCGGCGACGGCCTCGCGGACGTCCCCGCCGGCTCGCTCGACCTCGTCCTCAACAACCCGCCCTTCCACAGCCACCAGGCCACCACCGACCGCACCGCCCGCCGGATGTTCTCCGACGCCCGGCGCGCGCTCCGGCCCGGCGGTGAACTGTGGGTCGTCGGCAACCGCCACCTCGGCTACCACGTCACCCTCCGCCGCATCTTCGGCACCAGCGAACTGGTCGCGAGCGACCCGAAGTTCGTGGTCCTGCGCGCGGTCAAGCGCTGA
- a CDS encoding sigma factor-like helix-turn-helix DNA-binding protein, producing MHDDAVVTALGAWFDADEERLRGVALRLLGAGAEAGAEAVLGRVRAGLGTDAPAVARLCLTALVARACLDAGGQVRGAAGNDRPGPEPVPDGLDETVLMGFLAVLDRLGPRQRLAYLLHDVFGLAPGETARVMGGSADDAARRARRARERLRGGGAAREGGVPGRRALVEAFLAAARARDAVALAGLLDPEAVAYAERGPVHGAAAVALAASAALSARPGGAVRPALVDGAVGVVAFAAGGGPVAAVAVGFRRDRIVSLDITTDADRLRTLDLVFPDT from the coding sequence ATGCACGACGACGCTGTGGTGACCGCGCTGGGCGCGTGGTTCGACGCCGACGAGGAGCGGCTGCGGGGCGTGGCCCTGCGGCTGCTCGGCGCGGGGGCGGAGGCCGGCGCGGAGGCCGTCCTCGGCCGGGTCCGGGCCGGCCTCGGGACGGACGCTCCGGCGGTGGCGCGGCTCTGTCTGACGGCCCTGGTCGCCCGCGCCTGCCTCGACGCCGGCGGGCAGGTGCGCGGGGCGGCGGGGAACGACCGGCCGGGCCCGGAACCGGTACCGGACGGGCTGGACGAGACCGTGCTGATGGGCTTCCTCGCCGTGCTGGACCGGCTCGGCCCCCGTCAGCGGCTCGCGTACCTGCTCCACGACGTCTTCGGGCTGGCGCCCGGGGAGACGGCCCGGGTCATGGGCGGGTCCGCCGACGACGCCGCCCGGCGGGCGCGGCGGGCCCGGGAGCGGCTGCGGGGCGGCGGCGCGGCGCGGGAGGGGGGCGTTCCGGGGCGGCGGGCGCTCGTGGAGGCCTTCCTGGCCGCCGCACGCGCGCGTGACGCCGTCGCGCTGGCCGGACTGCTCGACCCGGAGGCCGTCGCGTACGCGGAGCGGGGGCCGGTGCACGGGGCCGCGGCGGTGGCCCTGGCGGCCTCGGCGGCGCTGTCGGCGCGGCCGGGTGGCGCGGTCCGGCCCGCGCTGGTCGACGGCGCGGTCGGGGTGGTGGCGTTCGCCGCCGGAGGGGGTCCCGTCGCGGCGGTGGCGGTCGGCTTCCGCCGCGACCGGATCGTCAGTCTGGACATCACGACGGACGCGGACCGTCTCCGCACCCTGGACCTGGTCTTCCCGGACACGTGA